In the Cydia splendana chromosome 2, ilCydSple1.2, whole genome shotgun sequence genome, one interval contains:
- the LOC134802440 gene encoding juvenile hormone epoxide hydrolase-like isoform X1, translating to MKNKKDKAKKSAPKQENSLTLRYIVFIVLTVLPVAAAYCVFYFFATPPPMPEMDLKTWWGPYPISQKPDVSIRPFKIEFSDVIVNDLKERLLHRRPFTPPLEDAGFTYGFNSDFLTRVLDFWQNKYDFKQREQFLNQYRQFKTNVQGLDMHYVHVKPKVDGDLKSVVVPLLLLHGWPGSIREFYEVIPKLTTPRAQHDFVFELIIPSLPGFGFSQGASRAGLGPAEIAVVLHNLMQRIGLPKYYIQGGDAGHAIGSHMATLFPENVLGFHTNFPVLTFNPYAHLFNFLGQFWPSLVVEPELQSRMYPWGEKTKHLIEESGYMHIQATKPDTIGTALTDSPAGLAAYILEKFSTWTDPAFRKAGDGNLLTKFSLTTLLDNVMIYWASNSITTSVRLYAETFAKKQQSLRLDEVPTEVPTWGIKFKHELVFHPDQFLRLKYKNYLHSTVVEAGGHFAALEHPDIMADDVFEAVEAFRHFHARNNPEQKPTTIYDFTVKDINGESVKLDKYKGYVLIIVNVASQCGYTDNHYKELNELYDKYAERGLRILAFPCNQFGGQEPGSLKDILTFAKNKGAKFDLFEKVEVNGDNAHPLWKFLKEVQSGTLTNAIKWNFSKFIVDRNGVPVERFGPSTSPLELETYLAKYW from the exons atgaaaaataagaaagatAAAGCTAAAAAATCTGCACCGAAACAAGAAAATTCCTTGACC CTAAGATACATAGTGTTCATAGTACTAACTGTACTTCCCGTTGCTGCAGCATACTGTGTGTTCTACTTTTTTGCCACTCCACCGCCTATGCCGGAGATGGACCTCAAGACTTGGTGGGGTCCGTACCCCATTAGTCAGAAACCTGACGTCTCCATTAGACCTTTCAAAATTGAGTTCTCTGATGTG ATAGTGAACGACCTAAAAGAGCGCCTCCTCCACCGGCGTCCCTTTACTCCTCCCCTCGAAGACGCCGGCTTCACCTACGGCTTCAACTCTGACTTCCTGACTCGCGTGCTGGACTTCTGGCAGAACAAGTACGATTTCAAGCAGCGGGAGCAGTTTCTCAACCAGTACAGGCAGTTTAAGACCAACGTACAGGGCTTGGACATGCATTATGTGCATGTTAAGCCGAAGGTGGATGGTGATTTGAAG TCAGTGGTAGTGCCACTACTTCTCCTACATGGCTGGCCGGGCTCAATCCGCGAGTTCTACGAGGTGATACCAAAACTGACCACGCCGCGAGCTCAGCACGACTTCGTCTTCGAGCTCATCATACCCAGCCTGCCTGGCTTCGGCTTCTCACAG GGCGCCTCCAGAGCTGGCTTGGGCCCAGCAGAAATCGCGGTGGTACTCCACAACCTCATGCAGCGTATAGGCCTACCGAAGTACTACATCCAGGGCGGAGACGCGGGCCATGCTATAGGCTCGCACATGGCAACACTGTTCCCAGAGAACGTACTcggttttcatacaaactttcccGTACTTACCTTCAACCCGTACGCACATCTTTTTAACTTTTTAG GTCAATTCTGGCCTAGCCTCGTGGTCGAGCCAGAGCTTCAAAGCCGGATGTACCCGTGGGGCGAGAAGACCAAACACCTCATCGAGGAGTCCGGCTACATGCACATCCAGGCGACTAAACCAGATACTATTG GCACGGCACTGACTGACTCCCCAGCCGGGCTAGCCGCCTACATCCTCGAGAAGTTCTCCACATGGACCGACCCGGCCTTTAGGAAAGCTGGCGATGGCAACCTGCTCACCAAGTTCTCATTGACAACCCTGCTTGACAACGTCATGATCTACTGGGCTTCAAATAGCATTACTACTTCCGTGCGACTATATGCTGAGACATTTGCTAAGAAGCAGCAAAGTCTGAGGCTAGACGA AGTTCCAACGGAAGTACCAACATGGGGCATCAAGTTCAAACACGAGCTGGTCTTCCACCCGGACCAGTTCCTGAGGCTGAAGTATAAGAACTACCTGCATAGCACCGTGGTAGAAGCTGGTGGACACTTCGCAGCCTTGGAACACCCTGATATCATGGCTGATGATGTGTTTGAAGCTGTGGAGGCATTCCGGCATTTCCATGCTAGGAA TAACCCAGAGCAAAAACCGACGACAATCTACGACTTCACGGTAAAAGACATCAACGGCGAAAGCGTGAAACTGGACAAATACAAGGGCTACGTTTTAATCATCGTCAACGTGGCATCCCAATGCGGATACACCGACAACCACTATAAAGAACTCAACGAGCTATACGACAAGTACGCAGAGAGGGGTCTTCGTATACTGGCTTTCCCTTGCAACCAGTTCGGTGGCCAAGAACCAGGAAGTCTTAAAGATATCCTAACCTTTGCTAAAAACAAAGGAGCTAAATTCGATTTGTTCGAAAAAGTAGAGGTGAACGGAGACAACGCTCATCCGTTATGGAAATTTTTGAAGGAGGTTCAAAGTGGGACGCTAACTAACGCTATAAAATGGAACTTTTCTAAGTTCATCGTGGATAGGAACGGGGTGCCTGTGGAACGGTTTGGGCCGAGCACTAGCCCGTTGGAGCTGGAAACTTATTTGGCTAAGTATTGGTGA
- the LOC134802440 gene encoding juvenile hormone epoxide hydrolase-like isoform X2: MATLFPKNVLGFHTNFPVLTYNPNVHLYNFLGQFWPSLVVEPELQSRMYPWGEKTKHLIEESGYMHIQATKPDTIGTALTDSPAGLAAYILEKFSTWTDPAFRKAGDGNLLTKFSLTTLLDNVMIYWASNSITTSVRLYAETFAKKQQSLRLDEVPTEVPTWGIKFKHELVFHPDQFLRLKYKNYLHSTVVEAGGHFAALEHPDIMADDVFEAVEAFRHFHARNNPEQKPTTIYDFTVKDINGESVKLDKYKGYVLIIVNVASQCGYTDNHYKELNELYDKYAERGLRILAFPCNQFGGQEPGSLKDILTFAKNKGAKFDLFEKVEVNGDNAHPLWKFLKEVQSGTLTNAIKWNFSKFIVDRNGVPVERFGPSTSPLELETYLAKYW, encoded by the exons ATGGCAACATTATTCCCGAAGAATGTGCTCGGATTCCATACAAACTTCCCTGTGTTAACCTATAACCCGAACGTGCATCTTTATAACTTTTTAG GTCAATTCTGGCCTAGCCTCGTGGTCGAGCCAGAGCTTCAAAGCCGGATGTACCCGTGGGGCGAGAAGACCAAACACCTCATCGAGGAGTCCGGCTACATGCACATCCAGGCGACTAAACCAGATACTATTG GCACGGCACTGACTGACTCCCCAGCCGGGCTAGCCGCCTACATCCTCGAGAAGTTCTCCACATGGACCGACCCGGCCTTTAGGAAAGCTGGCGATGGCAACCTGCTCACCAAGTTCTCATTGACAACCCTGCTTGACAACGTCATGATCTACTGGGCTTCAAATAGCATTACTACTTCCGTGCGACTATATGCTGAGACATTTGCTAAGAAGCAGCAAAGTCTGAGGCTAGACGA AGTTCCAACGGAAGTACCAACATGGGGCATCAAGTTCAAACACGAGCTGGTCTTCCACCCGGACCAGTTCCTGAGGCTGAAGTATAAGAACTACCTGCATAGCACCGTGGTAGAAGCTGGTGGACACTTCGCAGCCTTGGAACACCCTGATATCATGGCTGATGATGTGTTTGAAGCTGTGGAGGCATTCCGGCATTTCCATGCTAGGAA TAACCCAGAGCAAAAACCGACGACAATCTACGACTTCACGGTAAAAGACATCAACGGCGAAAGCGTGAAACTGGACAAATACAAGGGCTACGTTTTAATCATCGTCAACGTGGCATCCCAATGCGGATACACCGACAACCACTATAAAGAACTCAACGAGCTATACGACAAGTACGCAGAGAGGGGTCTTCGTATACTGGCTTTCCCTTGCAACCAGTTCGGTGGCCAAGAACCAGGAAGTCTTAAAGATATCCTAACCTTTGCTAAAAACAAAGGAGCTAAATTCGATTTGTTCGAAAAAGTAGAGGTGAACGGAGACAACGCTCATCCGTTATGGAAATTTTTGAAGGAGGTTCAAAGTGGGACGCTAACTAACGCTATAAAATGGAACTTTTCTAAGTTCATCGTGGATAGGAACGGGGTGCCTGTGGAACGGTTTGGGCCGAGCACTAGCCCGTTGGAGCTGGAAACTTATTTGGCTAAGTATTGGTGA